In Apium graveolens cultivar Ventura chromosome 10, ASM990537v1, whole genome shotgun sequence, the following are encoded in one genomic region:
- the LOC141690435 gene encoding uncharacterized protein LOC141690435 → MAFRGHDETKELLNGGNSNEYLSFVASYNSEVEGVVSNALKNATHTLPRAQKEILHVFSTKVKNAIHKNGYVRERFLGIVHVKDTASLTRKDGICSVLSNQNLDIQNRKGKVMMKQKLQNEGWDEILSDVKIFYEKVSIPLPHMSDGYVEMNGRACHQHDQFTVEDHYKIDIFLAVVDTQLQEFKNKFNKKIMELFVLSSTLDPKEMCKSMGIDEINKLVQKFYQEDFAEYEMAQLKMQFEHFSHECQHPIFASLSTIAGLSKWLTAMQVPSWLRDDNYCRSNAVE, encoded by the exons ATGGCATTTAGAGGTCATGATGAGACTAAAGAATTATTGAATGGTGGAAATTCCAATGAATATCTTAGTTTTGTAGCCTCTTACAATTCTGAAGTGGAAGGAGTTGTGTCAAATGCTTTAAAGAATGCAACACATACATTACCAAGAGCACAAAAAGAAATTTTGCATGTCTTTTCTACTAAAGTGAAGAATGCTATTC ACAAAAATGGTTATGTTCGAGAGAGATTCTTGGGTATTGTCCATGTCAAAGACACTGCATCACTAACACGAAAAGATGGAATTTGTTCCGTTTTATCTAATCAAAATCTTGATATACAAAATAGAAAGGGCAAGGTTATGATGAAGCAA AAGTTGCAAAATGAAGGATGGGATGAGATACTTTCGGATGTGAAGATATTCTATGAGAAGGTTAGTATACCACTGCCACATATGAGTGATGGGTATGTTGAAATGAATGGAAGGGCTTGTCATCAACATGATCAGTTTACGGTTGAGGATCATTACAAGATTGATATTTTTCTTGCTGTGGTAGACACTCAATTACAAGAGTTTAAAAATAAGTTCAATAAGAAAATAATGGAGTTGTTTGTGCTTAGCTCAACACTAGATCCAAAGGAGATGTGTAAATCAATGGGTATTGATGAAATTAACAAGCTGGTACAAAAATTCTATCAAGAAGATTTTGCAGAATATGAGATGGCTCAACTAAAGATGCAATTTGAGCATTTCAGTCATGAATGTCAACATCCAATATTTGCATCATTGTCTACCATTGCTGGTTTGAGTAAATGGTTG